One window of Papaver somniferum cultivar HN1 chromosome 9, ASM357369v1, whole genome shotgun sequence genomic DNA carries:
- the LOC113313440 gene encoding chlorophyll synthase, chloroplastic-like: MAIILNNKISLTTFSDYKPDRLAQSTLVFRPVSISLIRRRRKFIVRGGASDTEATKGKPVESEKVSGSSINQLLGIKGAAKETNIWKVRLQLTKPVTWPPLVCGVAVGVAASGNFQWSVEDVAKSIVCMIMSGPCLTGYCQTLNDWYDRDIDAINEPYRPIPSGIISENQVIGQIWFLLIGGLGLARLLDVWAGHGVPVVFYLALGGSLVSYLYSAPPFKLKKNGWIGNSAMGVSYISLPWWAGQALFGTLKADIIILTLLYSLAGMGAAIVNDFKSIEGDTALGLQSIPVAFGIDTAKWICVGAIDVTQITVVGYLLGTGKPYHALALLGLLVPQVIFQFLYILKDPIKYDVLYQASAQPFLVMGLLVTALAVNGH, from the exons ATGGCAATAATACTGAATAATAAAATCTCATTAACAACGTTTTCAGATTATAAACCAGATCGTCTTGCTCAATCAACATTGGTTTTCCGACCTGTTTCCATTTCTCTAATCAGAA GAAGAAGGAAATTTATAGTTCGAGGAGGAGCTTCTGATACTGAAGCTACTAAAG GTAAACCGGTAGAATCGGAAAAAGTGTCTGGTTCGAGCATTAATCAGCTTCTTGGGATTAAAGGAGCAGCAAAAGAAACT AATATATGGAAGGTTCGACTTCAACTCACAAAGCCTGTTACTTGGCCTCCTTTGGTCTGTGGAGTAGCTGTTGGGGTTGCTGCTTCAG GAAACTTTCAATGGAGTGTAGAAGATGTTGCTAAATCAATTGTTTGCATGATAATGTCTGGTCCATGCCTTACTGGCTACTGCCAG ACTCTGAATGACTGGTATGACAGAGATATTGACGCAATAAATGAACCCTATCGTCCAATTCCTTCTGGGATCATATCCGAAAACCAG GTCATAGGACAGATTTGGTTTCTACTAATAGGGGGGCTCGGGTTGGCTCGTTTGTTAGATGTGTGG GCTGGACATGGCGTTCCTGTAGTTTTTTACTTAGCTCTGGGTGGATCCCTGGTGTCGTACCTATATTCAGCTCCACCTTTTAAG CTCAAGAAAAACGGATGGATTGGAAATTCTGCTATGGGAGTGAGCTACATCAGTTTGCCATG GTGGGCTGGTCAGGCTTTATTTGGGACCCTAAAAGCTGACATAATCATCCTCACACTTTTGTACAGCTTGGCCGGG ATGGGTGCTGCTATTGTGAATGATTTTAAAAGCATCGAGGGGGATACAGCACTGGGACTACAG TCCATTCCTGTGGCGTTTGGTATTGATACTGCCAAGTGGATCTGCGTTGGTGCAATTGACGTCACTCAGATAACTGTTGTTG GTTATCTGCTAGGCACTGGTAAGCCGTATCATGCCTTAGCGCTGCTTGGTTTGTTAGTACCACAAGTAATTTTTCAG TTTCTGTACATACTGAAGGATCCAATTAAATACGATGTATTGTACCAG GCTAGTGCACAGCCGTTCTTGGTGATGGGCCTTTTGGTAACAGCATTAGCAGTGAACGGGCACTGA